CCAGGTCAGCAGCCGCAGCCCGCCGAACATGACGGTGAACGACCACCAGGCGAGCACCAGTCCACGGCGGGTGGGGTGCACGTCTTTGAGGGTTCGGATGTGCGCCATCGCCATATCATCGCACCATGACGTCCACGGAGCTCCCGGTCCTGACCATCGACGGCAGCCGCTTCGACGATTTCGAGGGCTTCACCGTCGAGTTCACGAAGCTGCTGACGAACTGGACCTGGCACGGGCACCTCGATGCCTTCAACGACATCCTGCGCGGCGGCTTCGGCACGCCGGAGGACGGCTTCGTGCTGCGCTGGCTGGACTCCGCGCGGTCGCGGGAACTGCTCGGACCGGAGAAGTTCGACAAGCTCGTCGAGATCATCCTGGACCACGGCCCGGGCGGCGATCAGGCCGCCTGCGAGGTGCACCTGGAGCTGCGGTAGCCGTACGGGTGGCGCAGCGCT
This portion of the Catenulispora sp. EB89 genome encodes:
- a CDS encoding barstar family protein; the encoded protein is MTSTELPVLTIDGSRFDDFEGFTVEFTKLLTNWTWHGHLDAFNDILRGGFGTPEDGFVLRWLDSARSRELLGPEKFDKLVEIILDHGPGGDQAACEVHLELR